The Thermus tengchongensis DNA window GGCCTTTAGATCCGGGGGAGTGCGCAGGACCCGGGCGAAGCCTTCCACCCCCAGGGTGTCCTTCAGGCGTTCCTTGGCCTCGGGCCAGGCTTGCTGGGGCAGCCGGAAGAGGAGGGCCATGGGCCACTCCGTCTCCAACCGGGCCGCCGTGCCCTGAAGGGCCTCCTTTATATGGGCCTTGGCCTTCCTCAGGAAAAAGGGGCGGTTTTCCCCTTTCAGGGCCAGCTCGTGAAACAGGTTGACCAGAACCAGGGTTTCCATGGTCACGGGCAGAGACCTTTCACCGCCAGGTAAAGGCGGCTGCATAAAGAGCCTTGCCGGGCGGCTTCCCTAAGCTCCTCGGGCCGGCCAAAACGGTAGGCCCGGTAGTAGGTCTTGCCGGGCTTGGGCTCGGGAAGCTCAGGCCTGGCGAGAAGCCTGGCCTCCACCACCCAAAGCTCCAGGGTGTAGGCGGGGCGCTCCTCCACCCCGAAGGCCGCGGGCCGGAGGACCTCCACCCCGGCTCCCAGCTTCTCCCAGCCTACCCTTAGGGCCCCTTCCTCCGGGCTTTCTCCATCCCCAAGGCTCACCGCCGGAAGGCCCCAGGCCCCGCCGAACTCGGGGTCCTCCTCGGGGCGCTTCACCAACAGAAGCCCTTCCTCGCTCCAGGCGGCCAGGGCCACCGCGCGCTTAAGGGGCTTGGCCGTCTGCACCCAACCAGCCTAGCAAAACCCTGGCCCAGGTGCAAATCAGGCCAGGCGGAGGGGCTCCACCTCCACCGGGGTGGAGTGGAAGGTGCTCCCGCCTCCCAGGTCGGTGAGCCTTTCCGAGGTGAGGTGGTTCACCCCCTTGCCGTCCGGGGCCCACTTCTCCCACCAGGTGCCCTCGAGGACCACCGTCCCCGGGATGGGGGCCTCCGTCACCCTGGCCTTGCGCACCACCTGGCCCTGGGGGGAGCGGAGGTAGACCAGGCCGCCGTCCGTAACCCCCCGGGCCGCCGCGTCCAGGGGGTGGATGAGGAGGACGGGCTCCCTCCCTTCCGCCTCCACCAGTTCCCGCACGTTCCCGTAGGTGGTGTTGAGGAAGCGGTGGGCCGGAGGGGTGAGGAGGATCAAGGGGTAGTCCGGCAGGGGCTCGGTGGGGATGACCTCCGGCGGGGGGCTGAAGCGCACGGGGCCCTTGGCGAAGGGCAGGAAGGGCTTGGGGAGGTGGAGCTTCACGAAGCCTTCCCGCTTGAGCCGCTCCAGGGTGATCCCCTCTAGGTAGGGGTGGTCGGTGTCCAGGAGGCTTCTGGCCACGTCTTCCGCCTCCCAGTAGAGGGTGGGCTCCTTTAGGCCAAGCCGCTGCGCCAGTTCCCGGAAGACCCGGGTGTTGGGCTTAGCCTCCCCTTCTGGGGGGGCCAGGGGCTCGTTCCAGGAGAGGTAGTAGTGGCCGTAGCTGGTGTAGAGGTCGGGGTGCTCGTAGAAGAGGGTGGCGGGGAGGAGGTAGTCCGCGTAGCGGGCGGTTTCCGTCATCACCTGCTCCAGGACCACGGTGAAGAGGTCTTCCCGCAAGAGGCCCTCCTTCACCCTCCCCGTGTCCGGGGCCACCACCACCGGGTTGGAGTTGAAGACGAAGAGGGCCCTTATGGGGGGATCCAAGCGGGTGAGGGCGCTGGCCAGCCGGTTCATGTTCACCCGGCGCACCTGGGGGTTGGGCCGGAAGTACCCCTCGTGGGGGCGCGCTCCTTCCAGGAGGTGCCTTCCCCCCAGGAAGCGCTTATTTAGGGGAAAGGCCCCGCTGGTGGAGAGCATGGCCCCGCACCCCGGGTAGCGCCAGGCCCCCAGGAGGGCGGGAAGGAGGATCACCGCCCTTAGGGCATTGCCCCCGCCGGGGTGGCGGGTCATGCCGTAGCCCACCCTTACGAAGACCCGCTTCGCCTCTCCCAGCTCCCGGGCCAGCCGTTCTATGGCCTCCTCCGGCACCCCGGTGAGGGCGCTGGCCCTTTGGGGCGTCCACCTCGCCGCCTCTTCCTGGAAAGCCTCCACCCCTGTGGCCGCTTCCTCCAGGTAGGCCCGGTCCACCCAGCCTTCCCGGAAGAGCACGTGGGCGAGGGCGTAGGCCAAGGCGGCGTCGGTGCCGGGCCGGAGCTTGAGGTGCTCATCGGCGAAGCGGCTCGTGGGGTTCTCGTAGGGGTCCACGTGGACCACCTTGGCCCCCCGGCGCCTGGCCTCCTTGAGGAAGGGGGTGAGGTGGCTGTTGGTGGAGAGGCTGTTGATGCCCCAAAGAAGGATGTAGCGGGCGTTTTCCGGGATTTCCTCGGGATCTGGGGCCAGGCGGGGCCCGTAGGTCATCTCCCAGGCGGCGCTCCCCGCAGTGGCGCAGATGGTTTCCTCTAGCTCGCTGGCCCCGATGGCCCGGAAGAAGGCCAAGGGGTGCTGGTTCTCCACGAGGCCCATGGTGCCCGCGTAGTGGTAGGGCAGCACCGCCTCCCCCCCGTGGGCGTCCAGGATGGCCTTGAGCCTTTCCGCGATCTCCCCCAGGGCCTCCTCCCAGGAGATCCTTTCAAAACGGCCTTCCCCTTTCCGCCCCACCCGGCGCATGGGGTAGAGGAGGCGTGCCTTTGCCCTTTCCGGGTAGCGGTAGGTCTTGGCGCAGGCGAAGCCCCGGGTGACGGGGTGGTTGGGGTCCCCTTCCACCCGCACGAGCCTCCCCTCTTCCAGGGTGAGGAGGAGGCTGCAGGCGTCGGGGCAGTCCAGGGGGCAGGTGGCGCGGGCCTTCATGGCCTCTATAGTAGCCCCAAGGCCTCGAGGGCGCCGCAACGCTCCTCATAAAGGTCCGGCATGAGCCCTGGGGGCTCGTCCAAGCGGAGGAGGTAGCCCTCCTCGTAGGTGGGCCAGCGGGGCCAGCCCCGGGGCTCCCCCTCCCGGGCGAAGCTCACCCAGTAGCGGCGCATGCGCTTGCCCAGGGCCTCGGCCTTTTCCCGGGCTTCGGCGCTGAGGAAAAGCGGAAGAAAGGGCATTTCCTCGAGGTTTCCGAAAAGGGGGGCGAGCTCCAGGCCGTGGAAGGCCCCAAGTCCCTCCCAGCCTGGGACCCGGAAGGTGAAGAGGTAGGCATAGGTGGGGGCGAAAGGGGCCTGGAGCCTTGCGGCCTTTAAGGAGGGGCAGAGGAGGAGCAGATCGGTTTGGGCCTGGCCCCAGGCGGCTCGGGGCTCGGAAAAACGCTTCTGATACACCCCTTTCAAGGCCTCGCGTTGCTGTTGGGTAAGGCCTTGGGCGGCAAGCTTTTGGCCGAACTCCTCCCAACGCCTTGGTCCCAGGAGCCAGGCTAGACCCGGGAAGGCGAGTTCCTCCAGGTTGGCCCCTGCCAAGAGGGGGATACCCCGGGCCTGCCCCTTCCGGAGGGCCTCCGTGGGGCTTTCCGGAAGCAGGACCCCCAGATGGGGTTTGAAGGGGGAGCTGGGAAAACCCAGTACGGCGGCGTTGACGTCGGGAGGGGTCTCCCTTTCCTCAGGAAGGAGGCGGGAAAGGGGAAGGCGGCGGAGACAGGCCAGGTCCTCTGGGGAGCAGCCCAGGTTCTTGGCCCACCGTTCCCCGAAGGGGAAGTCCCTTTCCAAGGGACGCACCTGGTGGCACCCCCCCGACTGGAGGATGGCTTTGTGGAAAAGTCCCTGGGCCTCCGGGGTGGCCAGGAGGGTGCAGACCAGCATGCCCCCAGCGGATTCCCCGAAGAGGGTTACGTTTTGGGGGTTCCCGCCGAAATAGCGGATATAGCGTTGCACAAACCGAAGGGCCTCCACCAGGTCCAGAAGCCCATAGTTCCCCACGGCTTTGGGGTTCTCCTTTTCTAGAGCGGGCAGGGCCAGAAACCCCAGGGGCCCTAGGCGGTAGTTTACCGAGACCACCACCACGCCCTCCTGGGCCAGATGGTGCCCACCGTAGATGGGCTCGGCGGCGCTTCCCGAGGTGAAGCCACCGCCGTGCAGGTAGACCATCACGGGAAAGCCTTCCGGGGGCGGGAGTTCCAGGGGAAGGAAAAGGTTGGCCACCAGGCAGTCCTCCCTCTGCGGGGGGATGTATCCCCCCAGCCGGGCGGTGGTCCCAGGGGTTTGGGGGCAGGCTACCCGCTCCCTTCCCACCCCAGGGGGCCAGGCGGCCACGGGCCTTGGAGCTTCAAAGCGGCTCGCTTGCGCATAGGGCAGGCCGTAGAAGGCGATGGCGCCCTTTTCGATCTGGCCTTGGGCAGGTCCGAGGGGGGTGCGGACCGTGATCCCCTGGGCCAGGGCAAGGCCTGAGGTCAGGGTGAGGATAGCGGCTCGCAGGAGGCTGATGGGGCTCCTCATATCCAAACCTTTCCAGATTGTACCTGAGGATGTTCATGGGAGAGGGAGGTTGCGAACAGTTGCCCCCCAGCCCCCCTTTCCCCACCCCCCACCAAGTCCTGCTCCCAAATCCCGTCTTCCCCCACAACCTCCCTTCGTACAGGGCAAAAGGCTTAGCCCTCTAGAATGTTCC harbors:
- a CDS encoding NUDIX hydrolase produces the protein MQTAKPLKRAVALAAWSEEGLLLVKRPEEDPEFGGAWGLPAVSLGDGESPEEGALRVGWEKLGAGVEVLRPAAFGVEERPAYTLELWVVEARLLARPELPEPKPGKTYYRAYRFGRPEELREAARQGSLCSRLYLAVKGLCP
- a CDS encoding carboxylesterase/lipase family protein, producing MRSPISLLRAAILTLTSGLALAQGITVRTPLGPAQGQIEKGAIAFYGLPYAQASRFEAPRPVAAWPPGVGRERVACPQTPGTTARLGGYIPPQREDCLVANLFLPLELPPPEGFPVMVYLHGGGFTSGSAAEPIYGGHHLAQEGVVVVSVNYRLGPLGFLALPALEKENPKAVGNYGLLDLVEALRFVQRYIRYFGGNPQNVTLFGESAGGMLVCTLLATPEAQGLFHKAILQSGGCHQVRPLERDFPFGERWAKNLGCSPEDLACLRRLPLSRLLPEERETPPDVNAAVLGFPSSPFKPHLGVLLPESPTEALRKGQARGIPLLAGANLEELAFPGLAWLLGPRRWEEFGQKLAAQGLTQQQREALKGVYQKRFSEPRAAWGQAQTDLLLLCPSLKAARLQAPFAPTYAYLFTFRVPGWEGLGAFHGLELAPLFGNLEEMPFLPLFLSAEAREKAEALGKRMRRYWVSFAREGEPRGWPRWPTYEEGYLLRLDEPPGLMPDLYEERCGALEALGLL
- a CDS encoding molybdopterin-containing oxidoreductase family protein — its product is MKARATCPLDCPDACSLLLTLEEGRLVRVEGDPNHPVTRGFACAKTYRYPERAKARLLYPMRRVGRKGEGRFERISWEEALGEIAERLKAILDAHGGEAVLPYHYAGTMGLVENQHPLAFFRAIGASELEETICATAGSAAWEMTYGPRLAPDPEEIPENARYILLWGINSLSTNSHLTPFLKEARRRGAKVVHVDPYENPTSRFADEHLKLRPGTDAALAYALAHVLFREGWVDRAYLEEAATGVEAFQEEAARWTPQRASALTGVPEEAIERLARELGEAKRVFVRVGYGMTRHPGGGNALRAVILLPALLGAWRYPGCGAMLSTSGAFPLNKRFLGGRHLLEGARPHEGYFRPNPQVRRVNMNRLASALTRLDPPIRALFVFNSNPVVVAPDTGRVKEGLLREDLFTVVLEQVMTETARYADYLLPATLFYEHPDLYTSYGHYYLSWNEPLAPPEGEAKPNTRVFRELAQRLGLKEPTLYWEAEDVARSLLDTDHPYLEGITLERLKREGFVKLHLPKPFLPFAKGPVRFSPPPEVIPTEPLPDYPLILLTPPAHRFLNTTYGNVRELVEAEGREPVLLIHPLDAAARGVTDGGLVYLRSPQGQVVRKARVTEAPIPGTVVLEGTWWEKWAPDGKGVNHLTSERLTDLGGGSTFHSTPVEVEPLRLA